CATCGGCTTCGTGCCGACCATGGGCAACCTGCACAGTGGCCACGCCACCCTGGTGACCAAGGCCGCGCAGCAGTCGGACTTCGTGGTGACCAGCATTTTCGTCAACCCATTGCAATTCGGTGCCGGCGAAGACCTGGACAAATACCCGCGCACCCTCGCCGCCGATCAGGAAATGCTGCTGCAAGCCGGTTGCAACCTGCTGTTCGCGCCCACGGTCGAGGAAATGTACCCCGGCGGCATGACCGGCCAGACCCGCGTCAGCGTCCCCCATCTGTCCGAAGGCCTCTGTGGGGCCAGCCGTCCAGGGCATTTCGAAGGCGTGGCCACGGTGGTCAGCAAGCTGTTCAACATGGTCCAGCCGGATATGGCCGTATTTGGCCAGAAGGACTATCAGCAACTGGCGGTGATCCGCGCCATGGTGCATGACCTGAACATGCCGATCCAGATCATCGGCGAGCCGACCGTACGCGCAACTGATGGCTTGGCGCTGTCATCGCGCAACGGTTACCTCACCCAGGAGCAACGCGCGGCTGCCCCCGTGCTGTACCGCAGCCTCAGCCAGATGGCCGCCGCCATCAAGAGCGGTGAGCGGGATTTCGCCACACTGTGCGCCGAGCATATCCAGCAGATCGAAGCCGCCGGCTTGCGCATGGACTACCTGGAAGTGCGCCAGGGCGTGCACTTGCGCCCGGCCACGCCCGAGGACCGGGACATTGTGATCCTGGTGGCGGCCTATCTGGGCGCAACTCGCCTGATCGACAACCTGCACTTGAACCTCGACTGACCCTTCTGGGCACCCCGCCGATTGCCTTCATCGCTGCGCCGGTATAAAAAAGTACCGGCCACAGCGCAGACAAAGCCAAGACATATCGACACGCTAGGTTTAATGTAATCGCCCTGCGCTCCTGGTTAGCGCTGTCCGGAACCCGTCGTGTGTTAAAAGACTGGATGTTCCGGGCTTTGAAGTGTCCTAAAGGCAGTCCCCGTAATAAAAGGAAACCCGCAGCGATGGCGTACTACCGCACCCCTCATGACGTTACCGCGCTGCCCGCCTGGCACGCGCTCGATCAACATCGCCAAGCCATGCAGGATTTCAGCATGCGCGAGGCCTTTAATGCCGACCCCCAGCGTTTTTCCGAATTCACCCTGAGCAGCTGCGGGCTTTTCCTCGATTACTCGAAAAACCTGATCACCCGCGAAACCCGCGACCTGCTGGTGGGCCTGGCCAACGAAGTGGGCCTTAAAGACGCGATCAACTCGCTGTATGCCGGCGAGCCGGTCAACTCCTCCGAAGGCCGTCCCGCGCTGCACACCGCCCTGCGCCGTCCGGTAGGCGACAAGTTGTCGGTCAACGGCGTGAATATCATGCCGGACGTGCACAAGGTGCTGAACCAGATCACTGACCTGGTCGGCCGCATCCACGACGGCCTGTGGCGTGGCTACACCGAGAAGCCGATCACCGACGTGGTGAACATTGGCATCGGTGGTTCGTTCCTCGGCCCGGAACTGGTCTCCGAAGCGCTGCTGTCCTACGCCCATAAAGGCGTGCGCTGCCATTACCTGGCGAACATCGACGGCAGCGAGTTCCACGAACTGACCATGAAGCTGCGCGCCGAGACCACGCTGTTTATCGTCTCGTCGAAATCCTTCAATACCCTGGAAACCCTGAAAAACGCCCAGGCCGCCCGCGCCTGGTACCTGGCCCAGGGTGGCTCGGAAGCCGAGCTGTATCGCCACTTTATCGCCGTGTCGAGCAACAACGCAGCGGCCGTAGCGTTCGGCATCCGCGAAGAGAACATCTTCCCGATGTGGGACTGGGTCGGCGGTCGTTACTCGCTATGGTCCGCGATCGGCTTGCCTATCGCCCTGGCGATCGGCATGTCCAACTTCAAGGAGTTGCTGTCCGGCGCCTACACCATGGACCAGCATTTCCAGAACGCACCGTTCGAAGACAACATGCCGGTGCTGCTGGGCCTGCTGGGGGTGTGGTACGGCAATTTTTGGGGTTCGCAGAGCCATGCGATCCTGCCGTACGACCATTACCTGCGTAACATCACCAAGCATTTGCAGCAGTTGGACATGGAATCCAACGGCAAGAGCGTGCGCCAGGACGGCACGCCGGTCGCTACCGACACTGGCCCGGTCATCTGGGGCGGCGTGGGCTGCAACGGCCAGCATGCCTATCACCAGTTGCTGCACCAGGGGACCCAACTGATCCCCGCCGACTTCATCGTGCCGATCGTGAGCTTCAACCCGGTCTCCGACCACCACCAGTGGCTGTACGCCAACTGCCTGTCCCAGAGCCAGGCGCTGATGCTCGGCAAGACACGCGCCGAAGCCGAAGCGGAACTGCGCGAAAAGGGTATTCCTGAGGCCGACGTGCAGAAACTGGCGCCCCACAAGGTGATCCCGGGCAACCGTCCGAGCAACACTATCGTGGTCGAACGCATCAGCCCACGTCGCCTGGGCGCGCTGGTCGCCATGTATGAGCACAAAGTGTTCGTCCAGAGCGTTATCTGGGGCATCAACGCCT
This genomic stretch from Pseudomonas orientalis harbors:
- the panC gene encoding pantoate--beta-alanine ligase produces the protein MNTVKTLRELRAAVTHARSAGKRIGFVPTMGNLHSGHATLVTKAAQQSDFVVTSIFVNPLQFGAGEDLDKYPRTLAADQEMLLQAGCNLLFAPTVEEMYPGGMTGQTRVSVPHLSEGLCGASRPGHFEGVATVVSKLFNMVQPDMAVFGQKDYQQLAVIRAMVHDLNMPIQIIGEPTVRATDGLALSSRNGYLTQEQRAAAPVLYRSLSQMAAAIKSGERDFATLCAEHIQQIEAAGLRMDYLEVRQGVHLRPATPEDRDIVILVAAYLGATRLIDNLHLNLD
- the pgi gene encoding glucose-6-phosphate isomerase, yielding MAYYRTPHDVTALPAWHALDQHRQAMQDFSMREAFNADPQRFSEFTLSSCGLFLDYSKNLITRETRDLLVGLANEVGLKDAINSLYAGEPVNSSEGRPALHTALRRPVGDKLSVNGVNIMPDVHKVLNQITDLVGRIHDGLWRGYTEKPITDVVNIGIGGSFLGPELVSEALLSYAHKGVRCHYLANIDGSEFHELTMKLRAETTLFIVSSKSFNTLETLKNAQAARAWYLAQGGSEAELYRHFIAVSSNNAAAVAFGIREENIFPMWDWVGGRYSLWSAIGLPIALAIGMSNFKELLSGAYTMDQHFQNAPFEDNMPVLLGLLGVWYGNFWGSQSHAILPYDHYLRNITKHLQQLDMESNGKSVRQDGTPVATDTGPVIWGGVGCNGQHAYHQLLHQGTQLIPADFIVPIVSFNPVSDHHQWLYANCLSQSQALMLGKTRAEAEAELREKGIPEADVQKLAPHKVIPGNRPSNTIVVERISPRRLGALVAMYEHKVFVQSVIWGINAFDQWGVELGKELGKGVYNRLTGAEETSAEDASTQGLINYFRGRHRG